From the Winogradskyella forsetii genome, the window TTTTTTGAAGGTTGAAGTTTGAATTCTCTGCTATAAGTTGGCACAACTGTGAACGAGCCTTTTCGTTGCATGGAAAATGGCTTACGAGGACGCATCGTATAAATCCATTTATGCATTCCGAAACCCATGAAACCCATAATACAATCTTTATAATATAAGTCTATAAATAGTGAGTAATGTTACCGTATTTATGGAATATATTAACTTGAAAGACTTGTTAGGTTTTTAAAACCTGACAGGTCTGAGAGTCTTTTTAAACCTCAAAGGTTTCAAATATCTTTGAGTTTTAAATATCTAATACAATTCCCGTTCTATAAGTTTTCTCAATTCTAAAATTGATATTCCATCCCTTATAATATCGTCAGTATTCCATTGTATAAAATCTATAGAGCCAACTTTTGTAATCGTATTAAATTCGCCTAAAATATGATCGAGATAAAGAAAAGCTAATGCTTTAGACTTTTCAGGATTAGCATCTAAATTTCTGATATAAATTTCTATATGGACTTTTTCCTGCTCCTCATCAATTTCAGTTCTTATCTTCATATCTGAAATTGGAAATTCTATACCATCAAAATTGAGTGAAATATCATCGTTTGGTTGTCTAAATTTTTTAACAATCCAATTTTCTAGATTGGGTTTGGCATCAAACAATTGTTGCGTTGGAATTATTCCATCCTTCATTCCATCTGGTGTAATGATTAGAACCACTTTTTTTTCAGAAAGCGTCATTTCAGGAAAAAGTAATGGATTGTACTTTTTAATTGCTTTTGTTAAACCGTTATAAATCGAATAATCTTGGAAATCAGAATGAATAAAAGCTTCAAGTTTGGTCTTATTTTTAACGACCCAATTCCAGAAATTTTCTTCTTTAGTTGATTTCTTGAATAGTGAAAATATCATTTTAATGTTTTACCTGCTGAATCTAAAATAAGTGATAGGAAAATTTCTGCTTTTAAATAAAATTGTGGCTTCTCATTAATTCCCCAAAGCTTTCAAAGAATCCAACTGACGTTGTAATTTTTCTATTTGCTCAGAATTATCTTCAACCTTTGGAATTCGCATTAAAGAATCCATTTGTTGCTCCATAATGTCTTCATCTTTTGGCGCTTCATTGTAATAATAGCCAATGCCTTCACTAGATCGCCAAGCTTCGTTGAGTTGACTGTACACTTCTTGATCCCAAGTGCTCGGATGTTTGACGTCTATCCAAATGACATCTCTGTATTCGCTATCAATCAAGACCAAATCTGGTGTAGCTGAACCATCAAATTGCTGGGCATCCGTTGAACTAATAGATGAAATAGTGCCTAAGAAAAACATACGCTTTCTACCTGCAATATTTTTTATATAAGGTCTAAACTCCACTGGTGTACTCGCATTCCAGTCGTATTCTTTTCGAGATTCCTTAACTTTTAAAGGCATGGCAGACACACCTGCATACCCTTGTTTTTTGGTCGCATGATCGTAATAATACATTTTATCGGTGCCGTCTGCGGGTACGAATACACTATAGCTTAAACTGGTGCGCTCGTCACCTACAGGTTCCAGTCCAAACCAATGGTACAAGCCACTATAAGCGTCTGAATTTGATCCTGAAAAATCAAAATCCGTTACATAAGGCTGTTGGTTCTGATCCTTAGGCATCAGCGGAATTTTTACAGCAGTTTTCATATTCCATGGTAAGGGATCGCTAAAACCACCCAGGAATTTCAAAGATTCGGCCTGTAATTGTGATACTTTTTCGGCTAAGGTATTCTGTTTCGTTAAAAATGGATAATTCTTAATCTCATCGGGACTCACAAAGGTACCCTTCCCAATTGTGATACGTTCCATATAATCATTTATATCATGCTCTCCACTATCAATGATCATAACACCACCAAACGAAGGATATGGAAAAAAGAAGCCTTTCCATTTAATTAAACTAACCACTTCTACCCAATTTCCAGCGTCGTTCTTCATATAAAACGTATCGCTTGGTTCATAATTAAAGAGCATCCATGGATTGAAACGTTGCACCACTGCATTATACGTGTTTCTGCTAAATTTTAAGGATTCGCCTATGGAAAACGTCACATCAATTCTATTTTCATTCGAAAATCTTGGGAATGGTGTGGTACTACTTACTGAAAACACTTCTTCGGTATTATCGCTAATACGTTGCATCACATACTTTTCACTTGGCTGAATCGCCATGGTCCATTTATTCTCAGTTCCGATTCTTACCAAATGTGGCAACGACACATCCTTGGTCTCGCCGACGCTTTCGTTGGCCATGGAAAAAATATTTCTTAATGGTTGAATTCGTTCATTTTGCGTTAATGGCAACTCATTGATTTCAACTTTGTTTAAACTGTTGAAAACATTATAAGTTTTCATATAGTCGTACATTTTATAATGCCAACCGATGACATAAAGGATACTAAAGAAGATAATAAGCAAGGCTAAAATCCCTAATCGTGTTCCTGTACTAGCACTTTTTCTAAATTTTCTTAATCCCAAAATAAGAATCAATAGACTCACTAAAATGATGAAAACATACTTCCGCAGAAATAGCAATAACGGTTGGTAATCGTCCCTAAAAAAGAACAGTAACACTAATAATAACAATGCGACGAAAATGGTAATTCGTTTTTGTTTGCCTCCTTTGTTCCAGTATGATTTTATCATATTTGATTTTTTGTCATTCTGAACTTGATTCAGAATCTTAAACTTTTTTATTAATTGAGATCCTGAAATAAATTCAGGATGACACTTTGTGTCACATCAATCCTTTGTCCTTCAAACGCTCCCTTGCGCTTTTTTCATTCATTGTCTTTTCTGGCTCGTTTTCAATTTCTTTTTTAGCTTCTTCAACTGCTTTATTGTCCTTGTTCTTTAAATCTTCTAAAAAGTCCTTTCCTTTTTCAACGACATCATCTAATTTGTCCTCGATAGAACCACTTTGTTCTTCGATGACTTCAGAAGATGAAATGATAAAACTAGCGATATAGGTTCCTAAAAGCGTACCCACAGCGAAGGATGCAAATGCGGAAACACCATTATAACTATTGAATACAGCAATTGGTGTTAGAAATTCCACAATTAATGCAGCAACCAAAACTAAGGTTACCACAAAAATAATTCGCGGTAAAAGTGATTGTTTATAAACGAACCCTTTTGGATTATCCGGACTCATTTGTAGCTCTTTGCTATTGACCATTTTGTTCAAAAAACGATACAATCCATTTCCGTTGGATTCTCTCCAATAGAGAAAAATTCCGAATAATATGGCTGCTATGAATATGACGAGTTCTATTCCCATGGTTTAAAAAGTTGGAAGTTGGAAGTTGGAAGCACGAAGTTTAAATTCACGTTTAAAAGTCAACTCACAACTTAATTTTATAATTTAGTTTTTTGTCATTCTGCGCTACGACGCAGAATCCATTAATAATTCCAATCTTTGGATAAATCGATCCAATTTATATTAGCCTCTTCTATTAAATCGATTTTCCATTGCCTATTCCAGTTTTTTAATTGTTTTTCTCTCTTAATAGCATCGTTAACATATTGAAAAGATTCAAAGTACATCAATTTATTTAAATTATATTTAGACGTAAAACCTTCGACAAGTTTGTTTTTATGCTCAATCATTCTTCGTTCTAAATCATTTGTTACACCAATGTATAAAGTTCCATTTTTCTTATTTGACAATATATAAACATAATATTGGTGGTAATTCCCTTTCATTTTAATAGATTCCGAATTCCCGACATTTCGGGACGGAATTACAGCAATTATAAAATTAGTCTAAAAAACTCAAATATTGTTACGAATCCTATCAATTACCCAATCCTTAAAGGAATCCTCCCAAGTTTCGTAACTCTTATAAAACTGCTCTTTATCATACCAATACAAGAACAACACATCTTTAGGTGCAATGTTGATGAGCAACTTATGAATTAAATCCCGATGCTCTGATGACAACGATGAATGCGGTTGATGCAAAGCAAAATAAAAAGATTGATCTACGATATCTTCAATTTTATAGGCGTTGCTTCGTTCTAACTTTTCAAGATATATTTCGACGCTCATCACCTGCTTTCTGGCATTGATGTCAATTTTGTTTAAATAACTTTTGAATAATACCTTATCATTCAAAATGTCTAAAATGGGATGCTCTGTATCTTTTAAGAACTGTGCTAATTCGTATTTTTTAATTCGGTCATAGTTTGGTGTGTTAATTATGTGTTCCAAATCACACTCTATAATAATATGGTCTTTTAGTTTATCAACTAATTCTGGTTGTTCAATATGATAAATCAGCACATCATGAATGGTATCTTTAATCGCTTCTTTATAATGCTCTTTACTTTCGAAAACAACAATCGGTTTAATAAAATCCCTAAGCAGATACACACCATCGAAAGCTCTGGTAAAGAAAGAACCTGTTGAAAAATGTAGAGGATGTAAACTTAAATCCCTATCTCGTAAATCGCCATAGGTTTTAGCGGAATCCAATAATTGTTGATGGATACCTTCGTCAATAAAATTATTACCTGTATTAAATTTATCAACTAAGTGTAATTGATCTTTCTGAATTTTCTCTAAATTGTCTATAAGTCTGAAAGTGATATTGACATTATCATATTTTAAAATATCTAAAGGTTCATAAAACACATCGATATTCTGATCAAAATCAATACAAATAGCTGAATCCCTTGTGATATCATTGATTTTTTGTCCATGTGTTCTAAATATGTGTTGCATCATTTCCTTATCAAAAGAATGAAACGGTAAATACACAGGTTTTCCTTTTTGTAAAGGTGAAATGATGATGCCATGCGGATTCGCATCGCCATGATTTAGGTATTGGGTATTCTTCTTTTCTTCTGCAATCTCTGGACTCCAACCTATGCCGTCAATAAAAAAAGAGGTGAGCTTGGTTTCCGTAAAACCTAGAGTTTTTAAACACTTGTTGTAACGCTCAACCAACTTCCCGCTGATAGGTATGAGTTCACTTCGGTATAAATTTGCTTGTTTTAGTTTTTGCATCTTGTTGCCACCTTTCGATTTCGCTCAAGATAAACTTCAGCGGTAATCTTATTTTTAAATTATTTTGACACGAATTTCACTAATTGTTACGTTGAGATTCACAGAGATTCACAGTGAAATTGATGTGCGGTTATATCATTAAAATTTTATTAATTTGAACATATTGCAATAACATAATTGTTTTTGCATCAATAATGTCGCCTGTTGCAATCATTTCTATCGCTTTTGAAAATTGAAGTTCCAATACCTCAATTTCTTCATCTTCACTTTCTACGCCTCCTCCTTTAGCCACTTTCATACTTTCGTCATAGTCGGCAATGAATAAAAACATTTTTTCGGTTAATGCGCCTGGTGAGGTATAAGCCTTTAATACTTGCTTGGCATCTTTTATTCTATAACCGACTTCTTCTTCGGTTTCTCTAATAATGGTTTCCAAAGCACTGTCGTTATTATCAATGGCTCCTGCACAAACTTCTATGGACATCCCTTCTTGGTCATTGACCTCATAAATTGGCATCCTGAATTGTCGCGTTAAGATTACTGTTCCCTTTTTAGAATTATATAATAAAATTGCAGCACCATTACCACGATTGTAAGACTCTCTCGACAATCGTTTCCATTCGCCATTTTTGAATCGATAATCGTAATCAATTCTATTTAGTGTTGCCCATTCTTTTGAGAGGGTTGTTTTTTTTATGTTTTTTA encodes:
- a CDS encoding NUDIX domain-containing protein, which translates into the protein MKFVSKLKNIKKTTLSKEWATLNRIDYDYRFKNGEWKRLSRESYNRGNGAAILLYNSKKGTVILTRQFRMPIYEVNDQEGMSIEVCAGAIDNNDSALETIIRETEEEVGYRIKDAKQVLKAYTSPGALTEKMFLFIADYDESMKVAKGGGVESEDEEIEVLELQFSKAIEMIATGDIIDAKTIMLLQYVQINKILMI
- a CDS encoding GIY-YIG nuclease family protein; translated protein: MKGNYHQYYVYILSNKKNGTLYIGVTNDLERRMIEHKNKLVEGFTSKYNLNKLMYFESFQYVNDAIKREKQLKNWNRQWKIDLIEEANINWIDLSKDWNY
- a CDS encoding DUF6638 family protein, whose protein sequence is MQKLKQANLYRSELIPISGKLVERYNKCLKTLGFTETKLTSFFIDGIGWSPEIAEEKKNTQYLNHGDANPHGIIISPLQKGKPVYLPFHSFDKEMMQHIFRTHGQKINDITRDSAICIDFDQNIDVFYEPLDILKYDNVNITFRLIDNLEKIQKDQLHLVDKFNTGNNFIDEGIHQQLLDSAKTYGDLRDRDLSLHPLHFSTGSFFTRAFDGVYLLRDFIKPIVVFESKEHYKEAIKDTIHDVLIYHIEQPELVDKLKDHIIIECDLEHIINTPNYDRIKKYELAQFLKDTEHPILDILNDKVLFKSYLNKIDINARKQVMSVEIYLEKLERSNAYKIEDIVDQSFYFALHQPHSSLSSEHRDLIHKLLINIAPKDVLFLYWYDKEQFYKSYETWEDSFKDWVIDRIRNNI